The following DNA comes from Nicotiana sylvestris chromosome 10, ASM39365v2, whole genome shotgun sequence.
agaatcatatttatttgagggacctgcttcatcattattattttgaaaggtcaagtgtgcctccacattattttcttttttcttgagggaggcttgataaagtttgacaaaatgttctggcgtacgacaaatgcgtgcccaatgacctctcataccacatcggtgacacatactagctttaccttttgaatgattaatttgagaacccttattgttctccaatttatttccaccataatgacgataattgtttcgccccctgccacgtccacgtttacgaccatgtccacgaccacggtaattattttgttttctttcaaacttatcatatgttgctacagcattcacttccggaaatggagctgacccagtgggacgggcttcatgatttttcattaatagagtattattctgctcagtcacaagtaggcatgtgattaactcagaatatttcttaaaacctttttcacggtattgttgttgtagcaccacatttgaagcgtgaaaagtagaaaatgttttttccaataagtcatcatctgtgatagtgtctccacataattttaatagagaacttactttaaagatagcagaattatactcacttacagttttaaagtcttgcaaccttaaatgtatccactcataccgagctttcggtaataccgtaagttttaggtggtcatatcgatccttcaaattaatccataattcaagtggatcttttactgttaaatattcagtttttaacccttcatgtaaatgatggcgaaggaaaatcatggccttcgctttatcctgatttgatgcttcatttccttgtataatcgtatttccaagacctttagcgtcaaggtgaatttcagcatcaaggacccatgataaatagttcttcccggtgatgtcaagtgccacaaattcaagttttgataaatttgacatagtgaaaactatcataaaagatgaataagttagagaaataattataataataaacaattaatgaaacaaatcgattaaggtaaaagaaatgaaaataaagtTATATCATGTtagcaatctactatttcattttattcataCCATAAAATAGAAACTATATattatttcatttcactttatattattgatatatatatatatatatatatatatatacatatatagaatTTAACGTTTTATTAGTTGCAGTGACTAGATAATGTATACACTACATACATATGCATACATTTTTTTAATGGTATTGTGTTAGGTGTGAAAAACAACatgataaacaaaaatatgaaaaagggaACAACAACAACATGAATGATGTAAATTATCAAAAATTGCAAAGAAAAATTTAGGTTGTAAGAATTAAGCATATGATATATGTactgtcataaataaaatgattataatgatacatacctcaataaaatatggctcaacttagttggagttaagaataaaattagagcttcgtgctgataacgtgttataaaatataacccaaaataacaatatagaacaagcaaaaacaaactaagagatatagagagaaagagaggaagagaagattcttatttcttcttcaattgtgtgttttttcctatctattacaaggcctttatataggcataaaaagtgaagaaaatatgtcatggaatatgtcattgaacgtacaaattatgtcattgaatatgtcattaagcattttagatgaagatcatggaagaagagtagacatccaccataatgtgatattcatCATAACATAAACATCTTTATTTgctactaatttttgaatagtagaAACTAATTTAGAATAATCAAAGAGCACGCAAGAAATTGCTAGTTTTTTTAGTATACATAAAATAGAAAAGAATATAAACTTTTAATTAAAGAAGGGATGAAATGGAAAGGGGCGCGGGGCGCGGGGCGCGGTTGCTGATGAAGAATCTAAAACTCTAATAACAATTGTTTTagaaaacagattttaaaatgtgagaacttaattggaaaaaaaaaagaggataaCATCAAATTAGGCCAAAAAACAAAACTAAACTAATGAAGAAACACTACATAGTTCAAGCAAGgaaaattttaataaagtcaaaaaatTTGTTGATTTTAAAGtctaaaatatttgaaaaataataaataactatTGTGTTTAATATGAATTCTAttttaaaagaataaaaaaggcAAATAACATTTCGGTAAAGGTttttgtgcttttaatataactaaTTGTGATGTACGTGCATTGCACGTATTTATTACgttaataaaaaattattaatagATTTTATTCTTCTTAAAACAATCCTTGGGGTAGAATTTgagcaaaaaaataaatatagatCGAGTAAAAATTATGAACTAAATATCAAATATTGTGCATCATAAGTTACTCCttgtttaaaataaaattgtaatttaggaaaaaaaaaaacaaattagttGAAGCTTCCTATGTAGACAATACTATTGCAGTGATCCTTTTCAATTCTGATTTTTTAAAAGTGATTCGGTCTTCATTGTCACCTTATTTTTTGGTTAATCTTCTTGATATGTTTGATCCTTCTATCTCTTCATTTTAAATTTAATGCGCCACCTTTTCCAACTTCGTCTAAATCCTCTGCATAAACATCTTCCAACCTGATCACCTTTATTAATTATAAAAAAAGTTATAAAGAAAAAAACTTAATTCCTTACTTACGCTCAAGACCAGTTTATGGTAAAATATAAATTAATTCCCTTTTTGAACCAATAAAATAGTAGATTAGTTAAtagaaaaaattatatatttattgtGTTGTAAGAATTTAAATAAAATGAAGATATAAATAATTTTCGAAAGATTAATTCTATGCACGTGGTATTGTTGCAACTTGCAATTAATAGCTTCAATTAGCATAACATTATTATGTTCTTTATCTTTTACATCAAAAATCTCAATTATCTGAATATTTCTTATCATTCTATTTGGCATCACAGCTTTGTTTCGTACCTTCATACTATCATGTTTGCAGTTCAATAAGTTATGAAATATAAATAACTAAATTTAATAATACTTTCT
Coding sequences within:
- the LOC138880420 gene encoding uncharacterized protein, which produces MSNLSKLEFVALDITGKNYLSWVLDAEIHLDAKGLGNTIIQGNEASNQDKAKAMIFLRHHLHEGLKTEYLTVKDPLELWINLKDRYDHLKLTVLPKARYEWIHLRLQDFKTVSEYNSAIFKVSSLLKLCGDTITDDDLLEKTFSTFHASNVVLQQQYREKGFKKYSELITCLLVTEQNNTLLMKNHEARPTGSAPFPEVNAVATYDKFERKQNNYRGRGHGRKRGRGRGRNNYRHYGGNKLENNKGSQINHSKGKASMCHRCGMRGHWARICRTPEHFVKLYQASLKKKENNVEAHLTFQNNNDEAGPSNKYDSKAHPAYKDDDFEGLTNITHLEVGDFFEDID